One Myxococcales bacterium genomic region harbors:
- a CDS encoding AAA family ATPase produces MGHLLSVTKKPGMPTEGAFPWSVPAVRAFERLELSPGVTFFVGENGSGKSTLLEAIALAAEIPGLAPAPPEADVTLAKQLELARYLRLAWTARSRRGLYLRAESYYLALHAQARNEARVLRERVQAENPAWMPARVPLPGEAVHVDELSAEPYFAAMDARSHGESFLGTLERKVSGPGLYLLDEPESPLSPKRQITLLKHLRAAVRGGSQIVIATHSPILLALPGAKIVSFDTVPPSVVAYEDLEHVKVVRDFLRDPAAALEE; encoded by the coding sequence CCCACGGAGGGCGCCTTCCCGTGGTCCGTCCCGGCGGTGCGCGCGTTCGAGCGCCTCGAGCTCTCCCCGGGGGTCACGTTCTTCGTCGGCGAGAACGGCTCGGGCAAGTCGACGTTGCTCGAGGCCATCGCGCTCGCGGCTGAAATACCGGGGCTCGCTCCCGCCCCTCCCGAAGCCGACGTCACCCTGGCGAAGCAGCTCGAGCTCGCGCGGTACCTGCGCCTCGCGTGGACGGCGCGCTCGCGTCGCGGCCTCTACCTCCGCGCCGAGAGCTACTACCTCGCGCTCCACGCGCAGGCACGGAACGAGGCGCGCGTCCTCCGTGAGCGCGTGCAAGCTGAGAACCCCGCGTGGATGCCGGCCCGTGTGCCGCTCCCCGGGGAGGCGGTGCACGTGGACGAGCTCTCGGCCGAGCCCTACTTCGCGGCGATGGACGCGCGCTCCCACGGCGAGTCGTTCCTCGGCACCCTCGAACGAAAGGTGTCGGGCCCCGGGCTCTACCTCCTGGACGAGCCCGAGAGCCCCCTCTCTCCGAAGCGCCAGATCACGCTGCTCAAGCACCTCCGCGCGGCGGTTCGGGGTGGCTCCCAGATCGTCATCGCGACGCACTCGCCCATCTTGCTCGCGCTGCCGGGCGCCAAGATCGTGTCGTTCGACACCGTGCCGCCGAGCGTGGTCGCCTACGAGGACCTCGAGCACGTGAAGGTCGTCCGAGACTTCTTGCGCGATCCGGCGGCCGCCCTCGAGGAGTGA
- a CDS encoding aminopeptidase: MPRAHASAIARALVAVSALVLGAGCTELRYLTQASAGQADLMDRQVDIDRIVREKRFSRRTRELLAAVGPIKAFGERHGLRATESYRTYVHLERDAVVWVVSACEPLSFLSKTWSFPITGSITYLGWFKKDEARAYATELAHEGWDVDMRPAPAYSTLGFFDDPVISTMFVEGDAALGELADTILHESLHATYFVPGQSTLNESVASFVGEHLARVFLTEARGPSSSELRAYDELEAFIDERGAKMSAAYKELEGIYASRATPAEKLAKKLDVLTKLREATHARRELTNASLVQYETYGSGQKELEALFATCGASWPRFMKTLVAAKPTFQKARPHEDPARLLAPVVAGGCAK; this comes from the coding sequence GTGCCTCGTGCCCACGCTTCGGCCATCGCTCGTGCCCTCGTCGCGGTCTCGGCCCTCGTGCTCGGCGCGGGCTGCACCGAGCTCCGCTACCTCACGCAGGCCTCGGCGGGGCAGGCCGATCTCATGGACCGCCAGGTCGACATCGACCGCATCGTCCGCGAAAAACGCTTCTCGCGACGCACGCGCGAGCTGCTCGCCGCCGTCGGGCCCATCAAGGCGTTCGGCGAGCGACACGGGCTGCGGGCGACCGAGAGCTACCGCACCTACGTGCACCTCGAACGCGACGCGGTGGTGTGGGTCGTGTCGGCGTGCGAGCCGCTGTCCTTCCTGTCGAAGACCTGGTCGTTCCCGATCACGGGGAGCATCACCTACCTCGGTTGGTTCAAGAAGGACGAGGCCCGCGCCTACGCGACCGAGCTCGCCCACGAAGGGTGGGACGTCGACATGCGGCCCGCGCCGGCCTACTCGACGCTCGGCTTCTTCGACGACCCGGTCATCTCGACCATGTTCGTCGAGGGAGACGCCGCGCTCGGGGAGCTCGCCGACACGATCTTGCACGAGTCTCTCCACGCGACGTACTTCGTCCCGGGGCAGAGCACGCTCAACGAGAGCGTCGCGTCGTTCGTCGGGGAGCACTTGGCGCGCGTCTTCCTCACGGAGGCGCGCGGCCCGAGCTCTTCGGAGCTCCGCGCGTACGACGAGCTCGAGGCCTTCATCGACGAGCGCGGCGCAAAGATGAGCGCGGCCTACAAAGAGCTCGAGGGGATCTACGCGTCGCGCGCCACACCCGCCGAGAAGCTCGCGAAGAAGCTCGACGTCCTCACGAAGCTCCGCGAAGCGACCCACGCGCGGCGCGAGCTCACCAACGCCTCGCTCGTGCAGTACGAGACGTACGGCTCGGGGCAGAAGGAGCTCGAGGCCTTGTTCGCCACCTGCGGTGCTTCCTGGCCGCGCTTCATGAAGACGCTCGTCGCCGCGAAGCCCACGTTCCAGAAGGCGCGCCCCCACGAGGATCCGGCCCGGCTGCTCGCGCCGGTCGTCGCGGGAGGGTGCGCAAAGTAG
- a CDS encoding DUF429 domain-containing protein, which yields MTAFAPKKVFGVDFSGARLAGKTAFLATLELGERPRFTSLASLGERAGSDERDVVMPWLVAAIRAERDLLVGIDAPFSLPSALEKGATYAEELAYVATFPDAQTLGRTLAEEARARFGRPHVRRRTDALARTPFDSYHYRIVHQTFVVMRDVCRPLLHDARTTLLPFAYEGLAKADRVVLETCPSSTLKRLGLPFRGYKDPGKASPSPEKVAVRRGILAAIEARARVPRGLAERAMQDPGGDALDAMLAALGALEGFTREDHRALAEDASLVREGWVYA from the coding sequence TTGACGGCGTTCGCGCCCAAGAAGGTCTTCGGGGTCGACTTCAGCGGGGCTCGGCTCGCAGGGAAAACGGCCTTCCTCGCCACGCTCGAGCTCGGCGAACGTCCGCGGTTCACGTCTCTCGCGTCCCTCGGGGAGCGCGCCGGGAGCGACGAGCGCGACGTCGTGATGCCCTGGCTCGTCGCCGCCATTCGAGCCGAGCGCGATCTCCTCGTCGGCATCGACGCCCCGTTCTCTCTCCCTTCGGCCCTCGAGAAGGGGGCCACGTACGCCGAGGAGCTCGCCTACGTCGCGACGTTCCCCGATGCGCAGACCCTCGGCCGCACCCTCGCCGAAGAGGCCCGTGCCCGGTTCGGAAGGCCCCACGTCAGGCGTCGCACCGACGCCCTCGCGCGCACCCCGTTCGACTCGTACCACTACCGCATCGTGCACCAGACGTTCGTCGTCATGCGCGACGTGTGCCGACCTCTCTTGCATGATGCACGTACCACGCTCCTGCCCTTCGCCTACGAGGGGCTCGCGAAGGCGGATCGGGTCGTGCTCGAGACGTGCCCGAGCTCGACGCTGAAGCGGCTGGGCCTCCCGTTTCGCGGCTACAAAGACCCCGGCAAGGCGAGCCCGTCCCCCGAGAAGGTCGCTGTTCGTCGGGGCATCCTCGCGGCCATCGAGGCCCGCGCGCGTGTGCCCCGTGGGCTCGCCGAGCGCGCCATGCAGGACCCTGGAGGCGACGCGCTCGACGCGATGCTCGCGGCCCTCGGGGCGCTCGAGGGCTTCACCCGTGAGGACCATCGCGCCCTCGCCGAGGACGCGTCCCTCGTGCGCGAAGGCTGGGTCTACGCGTAA
- a CDS encoding ketopantoate reductase family protein, whose amino-acid sequence MRVRILGAGAIGTTFAHRLARAGAQVTLVARGPRLEALRRAAGAIVTRDGLEARVTVSTEVDEPSVSDDALIVAVRAQSLEAALPIAARSRAPLVAFVVNAVGPLDAARRAAGAARGAWVFPAIVASLDDDGILDAHVVPRALRFAQITTVGALGSDDPLGLSELEATLEAAGIPTARAHDIEAWLTTHAAFMAPLMAAGALAGPRGLTGDDARLVARAMHAGLAIAREGFAIEPSTLDLVARTPVALLARTVAAAFRLPATRRALSAKENRAEAKTLLAALAALGHGSSAGDLDALRARLDL is encoded by the coding sequence GTGCGTGTCCGCATCCTCGGCGCGGGCGCGATCGGGACGACCTTCGCACATCGGCTCGCCCGGGCCGGAGCACAGGTCACGCTCGTCGCGCGCGGCCCGAGGCTCGAAGCGCTCCGGCGTGCGGCCGGGGCCATCGTCACGCGTGACGGCCTCGAGGCGCGGGTCACCGTGTCCACCGAGGTCGACGAGCCATCCGTCTCCGACGACGCGCTGATCGTCGCCGTGCGCGCGCAGAGCCTCGAGGCCGCGTTGCCTATCGCGGCGCGGTCGCGGGCCCCGCTCGTCGCCTTCGTCGTGAACGCGGTGGGCCCCCTCGACGCGGCCCGGCGTGCGGCGGGAGCCGCGCGTGGAGCCTGGGTTTTCCCGGCGATCGTGGCCTCGCTCGACGACGACGGGATCCTCGACGCGCACGTCGTCCCGAGGGCGCTCCGCTTCGCGCAGATCACCACGGTGGGTGCGCTCGGGTCGGACGATCCTCTGGGGCTCTCGGAGCTCGAGGCAACCCTGGAGGCCGCCGGCATCCCGACGGCGCGCGCGCACGACATCGAGGCGTGGCTCACGACCCATGCGGCGTTCATGGCCCCGCTGATGGCGGCCGGGGCCCTCGCAGGTCCGCGCGGGCTCACGGGAGACGACGCGCGGCTCGTCGCTCGCGCGATGCACGCGGGGCTCGCGATCGCGCGCGAGGGCTTCGCGATCGAGCCATCGACGCTCGATCTCGTAGCGCGTACGCCGGTAGCTCTGCTCGCGCGCACGGTGGCCGCGGCCTTTCGTCTTCCTGCGACGCGACGGGCGCTCTCGGCCAAGGAGAACCGCGCCGAGGCCAAGACGCTCCTCGCCGCCCTCGCGGCGCTCGGTCACGGTTCTTCCGCAGGAGACCTCGACGCGCTTCGAGCGAGGCTCGATCTCTGA
- a CDS encoding PQQ-binding-like beta-propeller repeat protein has product MYRSSPALAPLVIAALGHRVVALERQSGRRVWEWQDPDGTDFSRIEVDATDVLVGGGAKVVRLVHATGAVVWRAHVPVPVSTWLVDGPHVFLGSGGEVACLDRETGRVLWHDPFPGYGLSQVALGVVGAASDVDRF; this is encoded by the coding sequence ATGTACCGATCGTCACCCGCCCTCGCCCCTCTCGTCATCGCCGCCCTCGGCCACCGCGTCGTCGCGCTCGAGCGCCAGTCGGGCAGGCGCGTGTGGGAGTGGCAAGATCCGGACGGCACGGACTTTTCGCGCATCGAGGTCGACGCCACCGACGTGCTGGTCGGTGGGGGAGCGAAGGTCGTGCGGCTCGTGCACGCGACCGGGGCCGTGGTGTGGCGCGCGCACGTGCCGGTGCCCGTGTCGACCTGGCTCGTCGACGGGCCGCACGTGTTCCTTGGCTCCGGTGGAGAGGTCGCGTGCCTCGATCGAGAGACGGGGCGCGTGCTCTGGCACGACCCGTTCCCGGGCTACGGGCTCTCCCAAGTGGCGCTCGGCGTGGTCGGCGCGGCGAGCGACGTCGACAGGTTCTGA